The window GCCGCACGCTCCCGGTACTCGGCGGCGATCGGCGCCCGAGCGATCGCGGCGTAGGCCTCGAGGTAGGTTGCCGCGGTGTGGGTGAACCGGCCGGTCATGTTCTCCCAGGCGTTCTGGACGCGTTCGGGGAGCCCGTCGTCTGCCAGGGTCGCGTCGAGCCCGTCGAGCGCCGCGAGCAGCGCCTCGCGGACCTCGTCGTCCGCGTCGTCGACGACGCGAAGGTACGTCGCGAGGAAGGTCGCGACGCTCGCGCTCTGGTCGGCCTGGTAGTCCGTCCCCGCGGAATCGCCCTCGAGGCGACCGTTCGCCCAGCCGGGTGCGATCTCGCCGTTGTGGGCCCAGACGCGGTGGGGCCACGTGCCGTCCTCGAGTTGCGTCTCGACGTAGAAGCGGGCGCTTTGCCGGTGCCACGCCTCGAGGCCGAGGTCTGCCTCGCGGTCGGCGGCCAGCAGGAAGCCGGCGATCTCGGCGTCGTCGCGGAACCACGTGTAGCCGTAGCCGCCGGAGTACCGGAAGAACGGATCGAACTCGGGGCCGGCGATCCGGGCGCCGTTCGACGCTCGCAGCAGGGACAACGTGCGCAGGTCCTCGACGATGCCGTCAACGCGACCGCCGGTCGCCCCTGCCACGTCGGGTAGTCGCGTTTGCACTTGCGTTCGGCCCGCCTCGAGGATCGACTCGCGGTCGCCGTGATCGGCCGCACCGGTGCGGACCTGCTCGAGGGCGTCGCTTCGACTGCTCCCATCGGCGTCGGTAAGCAGCGTCGCCACCGTCGTGCTCGGCTGTGCGCCGGTCAACTCGATTTCGGCCGTCGCGATCGGGCTGAGCCGCGTCTCCTCGTAGCGACCGTCGCCGTCCGAGCGGGGGAGTTCGATCGGCTCCCCGTCGAGCAGCTCCTCGAAGTACGGCGGCACCTGCCCGTCGATCTCGAGCGCCGTCGACGCGGTGACGTAGTCGCGCTCGCGGTCGTGGTAGATCTCGACGGTGTCGTCGTGGCGGAGTTGCCCAGTGCGCTCGACTCGTCCCTCAGGGGCGAAGCCGAGACAGGCGTAGAGCGTTCCGCCGGAGTCGTCCGCATCCGCACCGTCACCCTCGAGTTCGAAGTGCGTGAGGTGCAACGCGCCGACCGTGACGTCGTACTGGCGAAGCGTCCGGTCGCCGACGTCGTGGACCGTCTCCACGACGGCCGTCTCGTCGACGTAGCGTTGCTCGCCGCCCTCGAGCCAGTGCATGCTGCCGTCGAGTTCGATTCCGAACCGCGAGCGCTCGATTCCGACGAGCCCCGAGAGCGGATAGGAGTAGTCTCTGACCGACCCGTCGGGAGCGACGTGAACGAGCCGTTCGTCGAGCCCCGAGAACAGCCCCGTCGTTGACCGGCGTTCGCCGGGGAACCGACGGGGGTCGCCCTGCGACCGTTTGACGTCGTTCAGGGCGCTGTGAAGTGTCATCGTACGCAGCCGGTACGACCCCCACCGATTAAAATTTGTTGTAATATGTATTCTCACTTTTCGTCAGCCGGCGAACGGGTCGGGACGCTGCGAACGCGCGACGAAGAACCTTTTTACCACCCCCGCCGATGCCGTACGTACTGGGAACTCATGGATACAGACGGGCTCGCCGGACTCCTCGAGCGGTTCGGTCTCTCTGAGAAGGAAATCGACACGTATCTCGCGATTCTCGACCACGGAGAGTCGAAAGCGAGCACGATCGCGGACGCCGCGGACGTCTCCAAGCGCTACGTCTACAGCATCAGCGAGGAACTCGAGGAACGCGGGTTCGTCGAGGTCGACGATCACGCGGTGCCGACGGTGATCCGCCCGGTCGATCCGGAGACGGTCGTCGAGCGGCTCACCCGCAGCGTCGAGGAGATGGAGCCGGAACTGCGATCGCGCTACACCACGACTGAGCGGCCGACCGAACAGTTCGAGGTCATCAAGTCGCGCCAGACCGTCCAAAAGCGCATCGAGAGCCTGCTCGCCGAGGCCGAGACGGAGGTCACGCTCTCGATCCCCGCGTCGGTGCTGCCGCAGGTCCGCGAAACGCTCGAGGAGACCGCCGAGCGCGGCGTACTCGTCTTGCTCCTGCTCGGGACGGCCGACAGCGACGTCGACACGGCGTCGCTCGCCGGCGTCGCGAGCACGGTTCGGACCTGGAACGCCCTCGTGCCGACGATGGTGACGGTCGACCGCCAACACGGCCTGCTCTCGCCGAGTCAACTGCTGACGACCTCGACGAGCGACACGAAGGCGATCGCGCTCTCGCAGGAGCAACTCGTCCCCGTCCTCGCCGGCTCGTTCCTGGCGAACTACTGGCCGATCGCGGAGGAACGGTACGTGACGACGGCCGACGACCTCCCCGCGACCTACGAGGGGTTCCGCCACGCGGTCTTCCAGATCGCGCTCCATCTGGCGACCGACACGCCGCTCGAGGTCGACGTCACGGGCTCGCCGGTCGGCGACCGCGACCTCCCGTCGACGCTGACCGGCGAGGTCGTCGACGTCCGGCAGAGCCTCGTTCGCCCCGCCACGTCGACCGTCCCGATCGAAAACGCGTTCGAGATCGACGTCGACGGCGACCGGTACACGATCGGGGGCGCCGGCGCCTTCCTCGAGGACTTCGAGGCGCAGTCGGTGACGATTCGGCCGCTCGAGGAGTAGCCCGGCCGCTTTTGCTCGCACGCGCATTCCGCCCCGACCTTCTTGCGGATGGGCGGTGGACACCGATTCGATGACCACAAACGCGCTGCGCACAGCGGCTCACGAGTCGAATCGGACGCGAGTTACCGGTGCCGGACGGAGGTGTCGCCGATGACCGATCGCCGGACGGTCGAGGAACGGATCGTCGAGAGCGGCGTCATCGCGGTCATGCGCGGAATCAGCACGGAGCGGATCGTCCCCGTCGCCCGCGCGCTCCACGAAGGCGGGGTCGACGCCCTCGAGATCACGGCCGACGAACCCCACGCCCGCGACAAGATCGCCGCGGTCGACCGGGAACTGGCCGATCCCGACGTGGTCGTCGGCGCCGGCACCGTCCTCGACGCCGCAACTGCCCAATCGGTGATCGACGCGGGCGCGACCTTCGTCGTCTCGCCCCACGTCGACCGGGAGATTATCCGCACCTGCAACCGCCACAACGTGCTCGCCTCGCCCGGCGTCATGACCCCGACGGAGGCGGTCACCGCGCTCGAGGCCGGCGCGGACATCCTCAAGATGTTCCCCGCCGAAACGGTCGGCCCGGGCCACATCGGCGCGCTCAAGGGGCCGCTGGGAAACGTCGAGATCATTCCGACCGGCGGCGTCTCCGCGGACAACGTCGCCGACTACTTCGACGCCGGCGCGCTGGCCGTCGGCGCCGGCAGCGCCCTGATCGATTACGACGCGATCGCGGACGACGACATGGACGGCGTCCGAGAGCACGCCGAATCGTTCGTCGAGGCGGTCGAAGACGCCCGCAGCGAGTAACTCCGACCACCGACTCGAGCCGTTTCCGTAGCGGACGAACGGATCGTCGGTTCGTTCTTGCTGACTGATGACCGGAGGTCCGGTTGCTGGTCCGCTGATACGAATTTCCCGGTAGTCGGAACCAGGGCGTGTGAATCACAACCATACTCGATTATTGTACCTGTGGATCCGAATTAGCGCCTCGAGCGGCGCTGATACGACCGATACCTGATCTCGAATTCTTTACTACGGACTAGGTAAATCTTTTATCCGAGGCGAACCTTGGGAGACGTATGCAAGCGATCGCAGTCGAACCGGGGGCCGGCGAACCGACGCTCGTCGAGCGGCCTCGACCCGAACCCGAATCCGGGGAAGCGCTCGTGCGCACCCTTCGCGTCGGCGTCGACGGAACCGACCACGAAGTCATCGCGGGCCACCACGGCGACGTACCGAACGACGATACGCAACTCGTCCTCGGCCACGAAGCCGTCGGCGTCGTCGAGGACCCCAACGGCACCGACCTCGAGGCGGGACAGATCGTCGTACCGACGGTCCGACGGCGACCGAACGGGCACGGCAACGAGTACTTCGAGCGCGGCGAACCCGACATGGCGCCCGACGGCGAGTACGTCGAGCGCGGGATCGTCGGCGCCCACGGCTTTATGGCCGAGTACTTCACCAGTCCCGCGGAGTACCTCATTCCGATTCCGGAGGAGCTCGCCCACCTCGGCTTCCTCGTCGAGCCGATCAGCATCTCCGAGAAGGCGATCGAACACGCGGTCGCCTCCCGCTCGGCGTTCGACTGGGACCTCGAGTCGGCGCTGGTGCTGGGCAACGGCTCGCTCGGGCTGCTGACGCTCGGGATGTTCGCGGACGTCCTCGATATCGAGCGGACCTACTGTCTCGGACGGCGGGATCGACCGGATCCGACGATCGACATCATCGAGGAACTGGGCGGGACCTACATCGACTCCCGCGAAACGCCAGTGTCCGAAATTCCCGCCGCCTACGAGGGGATCGACCTCGTCTACGAGGCGACCGGCTACGCGAAACACGCCTTCGAGACGGTCGATGCGCTCGCCCCGAACGGCGTCGGCGTCCTGCTCGGCGTCCCCGAACCCTGGGAGTTCGAGGTCGACGGCGGACGGCTCCACCGCGAGATGGTCCTGCACAACAAGGCGCTGCTGGGCACCGTCAACTCCCACCGCGGCCACTTCGAGTCGGCCGTCGACACCCTCTCGCAGCTGCCGACGTGGCTCACGGGCGACCTCGTGACCGGCGTCTACGGCCTCGAGGAGTTCCAGCGGGCGTTCGAAACCGGCGACGGCGTCATCAAGACGGCCGTCGAGTTCTCGGCGCTCTGAGACTGAGTGCGCGCAACGCGGACCCGTTTTCGACCGACCGGATACTCACGAGATAGAAACTATTACTACCGTCGGAGTAAGGGTTCTTCCCATGGGAGTCGATTACTCGCAGTTGCACGATCCAAACGCCGAGTATACGATGCGGGACCTCTCGTCGGAAACGATGGGCGTGACCCGCGACCGCGGCGGCGACCGCGACGTCGAGATCACCGACGTCCAGACGACGATGGTCAACGGCAACTTCCCGTGGACCCTCGTGCGCATCTACACGGACGCGGGCATCGTCGGGACCGGTGAAGCCTACTGGGGCGCCGGCGTCCCCGAACTGATCGAGCGGATGAAGCCGTTCATCGTCGGCGAGAACCCGCTCGACATCGACCGACTCTACGAACATCTCGTCCAGAAGATGTCCGGCGAGGGGTCGATCGCCGGCGTCACCATCACCGCCATCTCGGGTATCGAGGTCGCCCTGCACGACCTGGCGGGCAAGATCCTCGAGGTGCCGGCCTACCAGCTGCTCGGCGGCAAGTACCGCGACGAGATGCGCGTCTACTGCGACTGCCACACCGAGGAGGAAGCCGACCCCGACGCCTGCGCCGACGAAGCCGAACGCGTCGTCGAGGAACTCGGCTACGACGCCCTGAAGTTCGACCTCGACGTTCCCTCGGGCCACGAGAAGGACCGCGCGAACCGCCACCTGCGCGAGCCCGAGATCGAACACAAGGC is drawn from Halopiger aswanensis and contains these coding sequences:
- a CDS encoding glucose 1-dehydrogenase is translated as MQAIAVEPGAGEPTLVERPRPEPESGEALVRTLRVGVDGTDHEVIAGHHGDVPNDDTQLVLGHEAVGVVEDPNGTDLEAGQIVVPTVRRRPNGHGNEYFERGEPDMAPDGEYVERGIVGAHGFMAEYFTSPAEYLIPIPEELAHLGFLVEPISISEKAIEHAVASRSAFDWDLESALVLGNGSLGLLTLGMFADVLDIERTYCLGRRDRPDPTIDIIEELGGTYIDSRETPVSEIPAAYEGIDLVYEATGYAKHAFETVDALAPNGVGVLLGVPEPWEFEVDGGRLHREMVLHNKALLGTVNSHRGHFESAVDTLSQLPTWLTGDLVTGVYGLEEFQRAFETGDGVIKTAVEFSAL
- a CDS encoding bifunctional 4-hydroxy-2-oxoglutarate aldolase/2-dehydro-3-deoxy-phosphogluconate aldolase, with protein sequence MTDRRTVEERIVESGVIAVMRGISTERIVPVARALHEGGVDALEITADEPHARDKIAAVDRELADPDVVVGAGTVLDAATAQSVIDAGATFVVSPHVDREIIRTCNRHNVLASPGVMTPTEAVTALEAGADILKMFPAETVGPGHIGALKGPLGNVEIIPTGGVSADNVADYFDAGALAVGAGSALIDYDAIADDDMDGVREHAESFVEAVEDARSE
- a CDS encoding glycoside hydrolase family 15 protein, with the translated sequence MTLHSALNDVKRSQGDPRRFPGERRSTTGLFSGLDERLVHVAPDGSVRDYSYPLSGLVGIERSRFGIELDGSMHWLEGGEQRYVDETAVVETVHDVGDRTLRQYDVTVGALHLTHFELEGDGADADDSGGTLYACLGFAPEGRVERTGQLRHDDTVEIYHDRERDYVTASTALEIDGQVPPYFEELLDGEPIELPRSDGDGRYEETRLSPIATAEIELTGAQPSTTVATLLTDADGSSRSDALEQVRTGAADHGDRESILEAGRTQVQTRLPDVAGATGGRVDGIVEDLRTLSLLRASNGARIAGPEFDPFFRYSGGYGYTWFRDDAEIAGFLLAADREADLGLEAWHRQSARFYVETQLEDGTWPHRVWAHNGEIAPGWANGRLEGDSAGTDYQADQSASVATFLATYLRVVDDADDEVREALLAALDGLDATLADDGLPERVQNAWENMTGRFTHTAATYLEAYAAIARAPIAAEYRERAAENARIVYDAIDRLWVPDRACYALRLDGDDLDERLDGSTFALASAHAEYAALEDTTIDDERIERLVSHLETTLEGLYRDPDGPIEGLARFEDDPWRVKEQAEPKVWTVTTAWGAHAAAEFGDLLAARDHEAADAFDEWATALLALVEPGGTLRGDGEYLPEQFFDDGTPDSATPLGWPHALRLTTAIALEATERDADPVASESAEGTVPLRE
- a CDS encoding mandelate racemase/muconate lactonizing enzyme family protein; the protein is MGVDYSQLHDPNAEYTMRDLSSETMGVTRDRGGDRDVEITDVQTTMVNGNFPWTLVRIYTDAGIVGTGEAYWGAGVPELIERMKPFIVGENPLDIDRLYEHLVQKMSGEGSIAGVTITAISGIEVALHDLAGKILEVPAYQLLGGKYRDEMRVYCDCHTEEEADPDACADEAERVVEELGYDALKFDLDVPSGHEKDRANRHLREPEIEHKAEIVEKVTERVGDRADVAFDCHWTFSGGSAKRLAERLEEYDVWWLEDPVPPENHDVQQEVTQSTTTPITVGENVYRKHGQRRLLEEQAVDIIAPDMPKVGGMRETRKIADMADTYYVPVAMHNVASPVATIAGAHVGAAVSNSLAIEYHSYELEWWEDLVEEDVIEDGYIEIPEEPGLGVTLDLDTVEEHMVEGETLFDEA
- a CDS encoding TrmB family transcriptional regulator, producing the protein MDTDGLAGLLERFGLSEKEIDTYLAILDHGESKASTIADAADVSKRYVYSISEELEERGFVEVDDHAVPTVIRPVDPETVVERLTRSVEEMEPELRSRYTTTERPTEQFEVIKSRQTVQKRIESLLAEAETEVTLSIPASVLPQVRETLEETAERGVLVLLLLGTADSDVDTASLAGVASTVRTWNALVPTMVTVDRQHGLLSPSQLLTTSTSDTKAIALSQEQLVPVLAGSFLANYWPIAEERYVTTADDLPATYEGFRHAVFQIALHLATDTPLEVDVTGSPVGDRDLPSTLTGEVVDVRQSLVRPATSTVPIENAFEIDVDGDRYTIGGAGAFLEDFEAQSVTIRPLEE